The Anoxybacillus amylolyticus DNA segment ACCAAGCGATACAAACGTCGACCCGGCGATAAAAATAACAGCCCCGTATTTAGGATGCGAATCGTTCGGTGCCCATTGTTTAGAAAATAATATTTCTTTTAATGATAAATGGCTCTGCGTGAATGACTGAATTCCTTTACTACAAATAAACACAATAATCGAAAGAGTAACAAAAACAATGAAAAATCCACAAAATGTAGCCAGCCCTCTTCCTATATATTCATTTTTCCAATAATTAATTGGTTTTTTCCCCTTCATCTCTCATTCACCTTCCCTAATTCATCCAAACGAATAGGACTGACTAAAATGTAGCCAGTCCACTATATTTAATTATTCTAATTCAGAAATTGGAATGTATCCCATTTCTTTTACTTTTGCAGAAAACTCTTCACTTTTGACAAAATCAATAAACCCTTTGACAGCATCTTTTGCTTCGCCTTTTGTGACCATGTACTCATACGACCAGAACGGATATTTTTGCGCTTTAATGTTTTCGACTGTTGGTTCCGCACCATTAATTTTTAATTTTGTTAACGCATTTGCTTTATCACCAACTAAATAAGACATCGCGACATAACTAATAGCACCTGGTGTGGACTGAATCGCTTGCTCAACAGCACCGTTAGAATCTTGAACTGTTCCGATGCTGTCATTCACTTTCGTACCGTTCATTAACGTTTTTTCAAATGTTGCCCGTGTTCCTGAAGAAGCTGGACGATTAATGACGTTAATTTTTTCATCGTTTCCGCCTACTTCTTTCCAGTTTGTCACTTTCCCTGAAAAAATATCTTGAATTTGTTGAACAGTTAATGAATCAACTTTTACATCTTTGTTCACTACTAACGCAAATGCGATCCCTGCTACTTTATTATCAACTAATTCGCCAGCTTTCGCTTTATCTTCAATTTTTTCTGCTGATGGAACATCTGAGTTACCAATTTGAACCGCACCTGCTGCTACTTGGTTCACCCCTGTTCCACTTCCGCCACCTTGCACCGTAATCGAAACATCCGGATATTTTTGCATAAATTCGTTTGCTGCCTCTTCTGCAAGCGGCTGAAGTGCTGTAGAACCTGCTACAGTAATCGTTCCTGTATACGCCTGTTGTTTCTCATCTTTTTTGTTATTTTCTGTAGCATTTTTGTCTGAGTTTCCACATCCAGCAAGTGCCCCTGTAATAACTAGTGCGGCCATTGCTAACTTCACGCTTCTCTTTAACATCCTTGTAACCTCCATCATTTTCTTAATCATCTCGCTTACAAAGTTATTGTAACGAACAAGTTTTATGATTTTATTAAGCAAATGTTAAGTTTAAGTAAAGATGATCTTTTTTTATCACTACACATGATAGGGAATGGACAAGCATACGTATGTAGTAGGTACTTTTATTAGGAGGAAACGCAAGTGAGAAAATGGACGAGTATCGTCGCGACTCTTTTAATTGTATACACTGCTTATCATGACGTCACAAAAGGAACGTTAGGCCACAAACACGAAAAGACCGTTCATGCACAACATGAAAAAACAAAGGAAGCTTCCCTACCATATCAAATCGTCGAAATAAAAG contains these protein-coding regions:
- a CDS encoding LysM peptidoglycan-binding domain-containing protein; translation: MRKWTSIVATLLIVYTAYHDVTKGTLGHKHEKTVHAQHEKTKEASLPYQIVEIKAGDTLLSLIEQQQKGPLPVPMETLIRDFESLNPGVKATALQIGKSYKIPMYRK
- a CDS encoding phosphate ABC transporter substrate-binding protein PstS family protein yields the protein MLKRSVKLAMAALVITGALAGCGNSDKNATENNKKDEKQQAYTGTITVAGSTALQPLAEEAANEFMQKYPDVSITVQGGGSGTGVNQVAAGAVQIGNSDVPSAEKIEDKAKAGELVDNKVAGIAFALVVNKDVKVDSLTVQQIQDIFSGKVTNWKEVGGNDEKINVINRPASSGTRATFEKTLMNGTKVNDSIGTVQDSNGAVEQAIQSTPGAISYVAMSYLVGDKANALTKLKINGAEPTVENIKAQKYPFWSYEYMVTKGEAKDAVKGFIDFVKSEEFSAKVKEMGYIPISELE